Proteins encoded by one window of Chondromyces crocatus:
- a CDS encoding cytochrome P450: MLEQNRENAPQKVDFDPFTNDYAKDPYPTLERLRANSPLLYWEEGRCWVASRYATVVVLLRDPRFTTDRSVWEHAGHGQAAALCPEFVEMNRNGLFSLDQVAHARVRKLVSPSFTPRAIERLRPAVQGIVDEVLDAAEGKDVLDVTRDFADQIPVRVIGALLNIPADRQAQFHHFADAVVRQLMPMLIKPSEIEENFAAIREGIAMIEGVIEERRQHPIEGDILTSLIQAEEQGDRLSKGELVSLVSGLVVGGSETTVHLIGFMVLNLLQRPELLAEAKANPELIKGVLEEVLRFDNFGRLGITRYAKEDIELDGARIKKGQMVILMLNSAMRDAAAIPMPDTFDPHRDTVTSLAFGNGAHFCLGASLARLEGQIAVGTLLSRFPDLRQEKGAVFGPHPLIRKLDSLQVRLRPAVS, encoded by the coding sequence ATGCTCGAACAGAACCGAGAGAATGCCCCGCAGAAGGTGGACTTCGATCCCTTCACGAACGACTACGCGAAGGATCCGTACCCGACGCTGGAGCGATTGAGGGCGAATTCACCGCTCCTCTACTGGGAGGAGGGGCGCTGCTGGGTGGCGAGCCGGTACGCGACGGTGGTGGTGCTGCTCCGGGATCCGCGGTTCACGACAGACCGGAGCGTATGGGAGCACGCAGGGCACGGCCAGGCGGCGGCGCTGTGTCCGGAATTCGTCGAGATGAACCGGAACGGCCTGTTCTCGCTCGATCAGGTGGCACACGCGCGGGTACGGAAGCTGGTGAGCCCCTCGTTCACGCCGCGCGCGATCGAGCGCCTCCGGCCGGCGGTGCAGGGCATCGTGGACGAGGTGCTCGACGCAGCCGAAGGCAAGGACGTGCTCGACGTGACGCGCGATTTCGCGGACCAGATCCCGGTGCGGGTGATCGGGGCTCTGCTGAACATCCCCGCCGACCGGCAGGCGCAGTTCCACCATTTCGCGGACGCGGTGGTGCGGCAGCTCATGCCGATGCTGATCAAGCCCAGCGAAATCGAGGAGAACTTCGCCGCCATTCGCGAAGGAATCGCCATGATCGAAGGGGTGATCGAGGAGCGACGACAGCACCCCATCGAGGGGGACATCCTGACCAGCTTGATCCAGGCCGAGGAGCAAGGGGATCGGCTGAGCAAGGGGGAGCTGGTGTCGCTGGTGTCCGGGCTCGTCGTGGGCGGGTCGGAGACGACGGTGCACCTGATCGGGTTCATGGTGCTGAACCTCTTGCAGCGCCCGGAGCTGCTCGCGGAGGCGAAGGCGAACCCCGAGCTGATCAAGGGCGTCCTGGAGGAGGTGCTGCGCTTCGACAACTTCGGGCGGCTGGGAATCACCCGCTACGCGAAGGAGGACATCGAGCTGGACGGGGCGCGGATCAAGAAAGGGCAGATGGTGATCCTGATGCTCAACAGCGCGATGCGGGACGCGGCCGCGATCCCGATGCCGGACACGTTCGATCCGCACCGGGACACGGTGACGAGCCTCGCGTTCGGCAATGGCGCGCATTTCTGCCTGGGCGCCAGCCTGGCACGGCTCGAAGGGCAGATCGCGGTGGGGACGCTGCTGAGCCGCTTCCCGGACCTGCGGCAGGAGAAAGGGGCGGTGTTCGGGCCGCATCCGCTGATCCGGAAGCTGGATTCGCTGCAAGTGCGGCTGCGGCCCGCGGTGAGCTGA
- a CDS encoding cytochrome P450, whose product MLDHTINHGQQPLKFCPFSTEYSANPYPTLERLREGSPLMFWEEGRCWVVSRHADVFGLLRDPRFTTDRRTWEFAKPSEVEARCPEYAEMSKHSLFSLDQAAHARVRKLVSPSFTPRAIERLRPAIQHIVDEVLDAAAGKEILDVTRDFAEQIPIRAIGAMLNVPPERQAAFHRYADAMIRQLFPMLIRPEEVDGNFASIREGIAMIDDILEERRQEPREGDLMSSLLQAEEQGDRLSRRELQALVSSLIVGGSETTVHLIGFMVLNLLRRPALMEQAKDEPELVKSILEEVLRFDNFTRLGLTRYARQDMDFNGSHIRKGQMMILLLNSALRDPSAFPLPDEFDPHREAVTSIAFGNGAHFCLGASLARLEGQVAVSTLLRRFPDMHLVGTPIFGPHPVIRKLDSLKVALHASAR is encoded by the coding sequence ATGCTCGATCACACCATCAATCATGGCCAGCAGCCGCTGAAGTTCTGCCCATTCTCGACTGAATACAGCGCCAATCCCTATCCCACGCTGGAACGATTGCGAGAGGGCTCGCCGCTGATGTTCTGGGAGGAGGGGCGCTGCTGGGTGGTGAGCCGGCACGCCGACGTGTTCGGTTTGCTCCGCGACCCCCGGTTCACCACGGATCGGAGGACCTGGGAGTTCGCCAAGCCGAGCGAGGTGGAAGCGCGGTGCCCCGAGTACGCCGAGATGAGCAAGCACTCGCTCTTCTCGCTGGATCAAGCGGCGCACGCCCGGGTGAGGAAACTCGTGAGCCCCTCGTTCACGCCCCGCGCGATCGAGCGATTGCGCCCGGCGATCCAGCACATCGTCGACGAGGTCCTCGACGCCGCGGCGGGGAAGGAGATCCTCGACGTGACCCGCGATTTCGCCGAGCAGATCCCCATCCGGGCCATCGGTGCGATGCTGAATGTTCCGCCGGAGCGCCAAGCGGCGTTCCATCGCTATGCGGACGCGATGATTCGCCAGCTCTTTCCCATGCTCATCCGCCCGGAGGAGGTCGACGGCAATTTCGCCTCCATCCGGGAGGGCATCGCCATGATCGACGACATCCTCGAAGAGCGACGCCAGGAGCCCCGCGAGGGGGATCTCATGAGCAGCCTGCTCCAGGCCGAGGAGCAAGGGGATCGCCTGAGCCGTCGCGAGCTGCAGGCGCTGGTCTCGTCGCTCATCGTCGGCGGCTCGGAGACCACCGTCCACCTGATCGGGTTCATGGTGCTCAATCTGCTGCGGCGGCCCGCGCTGATGGAACAGGCGAAAGACGAGCCCGAGCTGGTCAAGAGCATCCTGGAAGAGGTGCTGCGTTTCGACAACTTCACGCGGCTGGGGCTGACCCGTTATGCGCGACAGGACATGGACTTCAACGGATCGCACATCCGCAAGGGGCAGATGATGATCCTGCTGCTCAACAGCGCGCTGCGCGACCCGTCGGCGTTTCCCCTGCCGGACGAATTCGATCCGCACCGTGAGGCGGTCACGAGCATTGCCTTCGGTAATGGCGCCCATTTCTGTCTCGGTGCCAGCTTGGCGCGGCTCGAAGGGCAGGTCGCCGTGAGCACCCTCCTCCGGCGCTTCCCGGACATGCACCTCGTGGGAACGCCCATCTTCGGGCCGCACCCGGTGATCCGGAAGCTGGATTCGCTGAAGGTCGCGCTCCACGCCAGCGCACGCTGA
- a CDS encoding patatin-like phospholipase family protein produces the protein MRVMILGGGGTLGAFSAGALAVLDEAGWSADAMIGSSAGSINLLRAYAGGPAASADFWLSLHWARLLWEGVRTPRSGILDEDRFHARVDERVSYDAMLHDRRFIGFLVVDLCTGRVKIRGNRTEATAEDLRQVAHASYSLPPLFPPVLLHGQVLSDGGLLYNAPLDAAIELGASEIVYLCNVHVVPSSGFPPTMRRAMTRYAEIFARRASNVGFADAEIREGAYRGARFLAITPPPTHRLGPILGRMLPRHSSMQALIERGRAMAEHALAQAQWASHPEGIDVQGGSARRSAA, from the coding sequence ATGCGCGTGATGATCCTGGGAGGCGGCGGCACGCTGGGCGCGTTCTCGGCCGGGGCGCTGGCCGTGCTCGACGAGGCGGGGTGGAGCGCGGACGCGATGATCGGGTCCAGCGCGGGGAGCATCAACCTGCTGCGCGCCTATGCGGGCGGACCCGCTGCGTCGGCGGACTTCTGGCTGTCGCTCCACTGGGCGCGACTGCTCTGGGAGGGGGTCCGCACGCCGCGCTCCGGCATCCTCGACGAAGATCGGTTCCACGCGCGCGTCGACGAGCGGGTGTCCTACGACGCGATGCTGCACGACCGACGGTTCATCGGTTTCCTCGTGGTCGATCTCTGCACGGGGAGGGTGAAAATCCGGGGGAACCGCACCGAGGCGACTGCGGAGGATCTCCGGCAGGTAGCGCACGCCTCGTACTCGCTGCCGCCACTGTTTCCGCCGGTGCTCCTGCACGGGCAGGTGCTGTCCGACGGAGGACTGCTTTACAACGCGCCGCTGGACGCGGCCATCGAGCTGGGGGCTTCGGAGATCGTCTACCTCTGCAACGTGCACGTGGTCCCGTCGTCCGGCTTTCCTCCGACGATGCGCCGAGCAATGACCCGCTACGCGGAGATCTTCGCGCGCCGCGCCTCCAACGTGGGCTTCGCCGACGCGGAGATCCGCGAGGGGGCCTACCGGGGAGCGCGCTTCCTGGCGATCACGCCGCCGCCCACGCACCGACTCGGCCCGATCCTCGGGCGCATGCTGCCTCGTCACAGCTCGATGCAGGCGCTCATCGAGCGCGGTCGTGCGATGGCGGAGCACGCCCTCGCGCAAGCTCAGTGGGCTTCCCACCCCGAAGGCATCGACGTCCAGGGTGGCTCGGCCCGTCGCTCGGCGGCCTGA
- a CDS encoding TetR/AcrR family transcriptional regulator, whose protein sequence is MCPRSAEQVEQLKDERRSALLRAARVVFSRKGFAAAKIADVAAGAGISHGLVYHYFPDKEALFAATVSLAVEGWQSLLSQVLEEPGTPLDRLTSLCGKMIAGLGDEPEYLLLIIQAHTGEGVPESLRALLQQHRRKVFEDLTTLIVEGQRAGLIVREIPDALARALLALIQGMAINRLIDAGETPPPLVVVTRLLKV, encoded by the coding sequence GTGTGCCCTCGCAGTGCCGAGCAGGTCGAGCAGCTCAAGGACGAGCGGCGGAGTGCGCTCCTGCGTGCCGCCCGCGTGGTGTTCTCTCGCAAGGGCTTCGCGGCCGCGAAGATCGCGGACGTGGCGGCCGGAGCGGGGATCAGCCACGGGCTCGTCTACCATTACTTCCCGGACAAAGAGGCGCTGTTCGCGGCCACCGTGAGCCTCGCCGTGGAAGGCTGGCAAAGCCTGCTCTCCCAGGTGCTGGAGGAGCCCGGCACACCGCTGGATCGCCTGACCTCGCTGTGCGGAAAGATGATCGCGGGCCTGGGCGACGAGCCGGAGTATTTACTCCTCATCATTCAGGCCCACACGGGTGAGGGGGTGCCGGAATCGCTGCGTGCATTGCTCCAGCAGCATCGACGCAAGGTGTTCGAGGATCTGACGACCCTGATCGTGGAGGGGCAGCGCGCGGGCTTGATCGTCCGGGAAATTCCGGATGCTCTTGCGCGCGCGCTGCTCGCATTGATCCAGGGAATGGCCATCAACCGGCTGATCGATGCGGGGGAAACGCCACCCCCGCTCGTCGTGGTGACGCGACTCTTGAAGGTGTGA
- a CDS encoding ferredoxin encodes MRLLVDWDRCEANGVCVRVAPQVFRLDETEDRLHLLMEEVPEELHLRVEKAVRGCPRQALSLKE; translated from the coding sequence ATGCGTCTTTTGGTGGACTGGGACCGTTGCGAGGCCAATGGTGTCTGCGTGCGGGTGGCGCCGCAGGTCTTTCGCCTGGATGAGACGGAGGATCGGCTGCATCTGCTGATGGAAGAGGTGCCGGAGGAGCTGCATCTGCGGGTCGAGAAGGCCGTGCGCGGCTGTCCGCGCCAGGCGCTGTCGTTGAAAGAGTGA